GAACTCCCTGTCCGCGCCGCTTCCGCCCAAACGCCGTCGTCTCCATGCATAGAGCATGGAACGGGGGCGGAAAAGCGCGAGCAACACCGCGTCCCGCCATGACGTCGCCGCGCCGCGTCCGGCGTTCCTTGCCGTCGTTCTCTTTGCCGGAGTTCATCGGTTGGTCCGCACCCTTTCATGGAGGGTTGTGCGCACGGCACCCGCAATCGGCGTGGCATCCCGGCGGCGTTCCAGCACCGCCAATGACAAGGATGTGAATGTTACAAATTCCGACAATCTAGGACTAACACCCTCTCCGAAATCGTATGATAAAAATAGCTACCTCAGATGGAGATCCGATGGGATCTTCGTTAATCAAAGGTTAGCAACGACCCCCGCGCGAAGGTATCGGTCCCATGAATTCGTCCGCCAGAGCCGTCTCCCCCACTATCGTCCTCAAAGAAGAAGTGGGTAAGAGAAAAGCGTCCTGGCGGGCATTTCTCGCGGCGGGAGCTATTGCAGCGGGTTTTGCCGCCCCGGCTCTCGCGCAACAGGTGCCGGCCCAGCTCCCTTCGGGCGCTGAACCCCGTCCGGAGGCGCCGCGCCCGGTGATGCCGCTGCCCTCCGTGCCGGGCGGGGCGGTGACCGTCCCGAAGGCGCCCGCGGCGGAAGCCCCGGCGGGGGCCGAGAACTACCGCCTGACGCTGCGGGATGTCGCCATCGAAGGCGCCACCGCCTACAGCCAGGACAGCCTCAGGTCCGCGTACCAGGACATGCTGGGCCGCGAGGTGTCGGTGGCGGACCTGTTCAAGATCGCCAACGACATCGAGTTCCGCTACCGCAACGACGGCTTCATCACCAGCCGGGTCATCGTCCCGGCCCAGACGATCGAGGACGGCACCTTCCGCCTCCAGGTGGTCGAGGGCTTCGTGTCCGACATCACCTATCCCGACGACATCGGCCCGGCGCTGGCCGCGGTGAAGCGGCTGGTGGAGCCGCTGCGCGGGGTCAAGCCGATCAACGTCGCCGAGGTCGAGCGCCGCCTTCTCCTGGCGAACGACCTTGCCGGCCTGACCGTGCGCGCCAGCCTGGAGCCGGCGCCGGACACGCTCGGCGCCTCGGTGGTGGTGGTGAAGACGGACCGCAAGGCGGCGGACGCCCTGGTGTCGGTCAGCAACCGCAACACGCCCTATCTCGGCACGGCCCAGACGACCGCGACGGTGGCGCTGAATTCCTTCGGGCCGAACGCCGACACGGTGAACCTCAGCGGGCGCGTGTCCTCTCCGGCGTCGCGGGCCTGGTCGGTCGGCGCCGGCTACCAGGCGCTGGTGACCGGCGACGGTTTGACCTTCTCCGCCACCGGCTCCTACTCCAAGTCGCGGCCCGGCCTGACGCTGGACCCGCTGGATGTGGAAAGCTGGGTGGCCGCGGGCGTGGGCACGTTCAGCTACCCGGTGATCCGCTCGCGCCTGGAGAATCTCCGCGCCGTGGGCGAGTTCGAATACCGCGACGTGAACACCGACATCTCCGGCGACCGCTTCAACCGCGACCGTCTGCGCATCCTGCGCGGCGGTTTCAGCTATGACCGGACCGACGGCTGGGACGGCATCACCGCGGTGCGCGGTCTCGTGCACCAGGGTCTGGACATCCTCGACGCGACGAAGCTCGGCTCGGCCTACGCGTCGCGCGAGCGCGGGCGCAGCGACTTCACCAAGCTCACCGCCGACATCACCCGCGTGCAGCAGCTGCCGGCCAACTTCAGCATCCTGGCGACGGCCACCATGCAGGCCGCCGGCACGCCGCTGCTGGCCAGCGAGCAGATCGCGCTGGGCGGCCCGAGCTACGGCCGCGCCTTCGACGAGGGTGAAATCTCCGGCGACAGCGGCTGGGCCGGGTCGCTGGAACTGCGCTACACGCCGGTTCTGCCGGACAACGCCTTCGCGCAGGCCGTCCAGATCTACGG
The sequence above is drawn from the Azospirillum sp. TSH58 genome and encodes:
- a CDS encoding ShlB/FhaC/HecB family hemolysin secretion/activation protein, with amino-acid sequence MPLPSVPGGAVTVPKAPAAEAPAGAENYRLTLRDVAIEGATAYSQDSLRSAYQDMLGREVSVADLFKIANDIEFRYRNDGFITSRVIVPAQTIEDGTFRLQVVEGFVSDITYPDDIGPALAAVKRLVEPLRGVKPINVAEVERRLLLANDLAGLTVRASLEPAPDTLGASVVVVKTDRKAADALVSVSNRNTPYLGTAQTTATVALNSFGPNADTVNLSGRVSSPASRAWSVGAGYQALVTGDGLTFSATGSYSKSRPGLTLDPLDVESWVAAGVGTFSYPVIRSRLENLRAVGEFEYRDVNTDISGDRFNRDRLRILRGGFSYDRTDGWDGITAVRGLVHQGLDILDATKLGSAYASRERGRSDFTKLTADITRVQQLPANFSILATATMQAAGTPLLASEQIALGGPSYGRAFDEGEISGDSGWAGSLELRYTPVLPDNAFAQAVQIYGFVDGGEVWNRSSLEQNSRNSLVSVGGGVRASLVERLFATLEIDKPLTRRVATEGDKDMRVFFNITAQY